In one Takifugu flavidus isolate HTHZ2018 chromosome 9, ASM371156v2, whole genome shotgun sequence genomic region, the following are encoded:
- the st3gal5 gene encoding lactosylceramide alpha-2,3-sialyltransferase isoform X1, translating to MKCLKRWSTNRCVILLCAVLCLICLLSIRRPLLEKNEATRTVSPRHKKLVHDHVHRVLGAQCHLSRTRKSLLPLLPSSSHMTQPFLWKDVPLSDDLFLYPPPFGFQGLRSKVAELLKSLPLPGSAQELKNRSDKCRRCVVVGNGGILRGLELGSLINRFDVVIRLNSGPLGEYTADVGNRTTIRMSYPEGTPLHWVDSDPDTTFVAVVYKGVDVSWTTAMINRISVPLWDWLFFWQKVPDHIPLDSHRFRLLNPGVIRETALDLLQFPPPRSQLWGNQMNVPTIGMSALNLASLLCDEVSLAGFGYNFSVNSARLHYYDKLPMRVMQQQTSHNVKEETAFLQKLIQDGAVTDLTGGIHCSFCPR from the exons ATGAAGTGTCTTAAACGCTGGTCCACTAACAG ATGTGTGATTCTGCTGTGTGCTGTATTATGTCTCATTTGTTTGCTGTCCATCCGTCGACCGTTGCTGGAGAAGAATGAAGCCACCAGGACTGTCAGTCCTCGACATAAGAAG CTGGTACATGATCACGTGCACAGAGTTCTGGGAGCCCAGTGTCatctcagcagaaccagaaaGAGTTTGTTAcctctgctgccttcctccAGTCACATGACGCAGCCCTTCCTGTGGAAAGATGTCCCACTCTCTGATGACCTCTTCCTGTATCCGCCACCATTCGGGTTTCAAGGTCTTCGAAGCAAAGTGGCGGAATTGCTGAAATCC CTCCCACTTCCTGGCTCTGCACAAGAGTTGAAGAACAGGTCAGATAAGTGTCGGCGCTGCGTGGTGGTGGGTAATGGAGGCATTCTCAGGGGCCTGGAGCTTGGCTCTCTCATCAACCGCTTCGATGTCGTCATCAG GTTAAACAGTGGACCTCTGGGAGAATACACTGCTGATGTGGGCAATCGGACCACCATCCGAATGAGCTACCCAGAAGGGACTCCTCTGCATTGGGTCGATTCTGACCCAGATACTACCTTTGTGGCTGTGGTGTATAAAGGCGTTGATGTCAGCTGGACGACAGCCATGATTAATAGGATCAGTGTG CCTCTCTGGGATTGGCTCTTCTTTTGGCAGAAAGTACCCGATCATATCCCCCTGGACTCCCACAGGTTTAGACTGCTCAACCCTGGAGTCATTAGAGAGACAGCTTTAGAcctcctccagtttcctcctccCAGGTCGCAGCTGTGGGGGAACCAGATG AATGTTCCTACTATTGGGATGTCAGCGCTGAATTTAGCCAGCCTGCTTTGTGACGAGGTGAGCCTGGCTGGTTTTGGCTACAACTTCTCTGTCAACTCAGCGCGGTTGCACTACTATGACAAGCTGCCCATGAGGGTCATGCAGCAGCAAACATCTCATAATGTTAAAGAGGAGACAGCGTTTTTGCAGAAACTAATCCAAGACGGAGCAGTTACTGACCTTACAGGGGGCATCCACTGCTCCTTCTGCCCCAGATAA
- the st3gal5 gene encoding lactosylceramide alpha-2,3-sialyltransferase isoform X2: MTQPFLWKDVPLSDDLFLYPPPFGFQGLRSKVAELLKSLPLPGSAQELKNRSDKCRRCVVVGNGGILRGLELGSLINRFDVVIRLNSGPLGEYTADVGNRTTIRMSYPEGTPLHWVDSDPDTTFVAVVYKGVDVSWTTAMINRISVPLWDWLFFWQKVPDHIPLDSHRFRLLNPGVIRETALDLLQFPPPRSQLWGNQMNVPTIGMSALNLASLLCDEVSLAGFGYNFSVNSARLHYYDKLPMRVMQQQTSHNVKEETAFLQKLIQDGAVTDLTGGIHCSFCPR; encoded by the exons ATGACGCAGCCCTTCCTGTGGAAAGATGTCCCACTCTCTGATGACCTCTTCCTGTATCCGCCACCATTCGGGTTTCAAGGTCTTCGAAGCAAAGTGGCGGAATTGCTGAAATCC CTCCCACTTCCTGGCTCTGCACAAGAGTTGAAGAACAGGTCAGATAAGTGTCGGCGCTGCGTGGTGGTGGGTAATGGAGGCATTCTCAGGGGCCTGGAGCTTGGCTCTCTCATCAACCGCTTCGATGTCGTCATCAG GTTAAACAGTGGACCTCTGGGAGAATACACTGCTGATGTGGGCAATCGGACCACCATCCGAATGAGCTACCCAGAAGGGACTCCTCTGCATTGGGTCGATTCTGACCCAGATACTACCTTTGTGGCTGTGGTGTATAAAGGCGTTGATGTCAGCTGGACGACAGCCATGATTAATAGGATCAGTGTG CCTCTCTGGGATTGGCTCTTCTTTTGGCAGAAAGTACCCGATCATATCCCCCTGGACTCCCACAGGTTTAGACTGCTCAACCCTGGAGTCATTAGAGAGACAGCTTTAGAcctcctccagtttcctcctccCAGGTCGCAGCTGTGGGGGAACCAGATG AATGTTCCTACTATTGGGATGTCAGCGCTGAATTTAGCCAGCCTGCTTTGTGACGAGGTGAGCCTGGCTGGTTTTGGCTACAACTTCTCTGTCAACTCAGCGCGGTTGCACTACTATGACAAGCTGCCCATGAGGGTCATGCAGCAGCAAACATCTCATAATGTTAAAGAGGAGACAGCGTTTTTGCAGAAACTAATCCAAGACGGAGCAGTTACTGACCTTACAGGGGGCATCCACTGCTCCTTCTGCCCCAGATAA
- the LOC130531839 gene encoding long-chain-fatty-acid--CoA ligase 1-like — translation MDFVCRLGLPSLDSVSQYIRSISTPVWVGTGVVAAATTYLLTSRPTAPPPICDLNLQSIEIPGGELARKSVLQKGDAYLKYYYDDAKTMYESFLRGCRVSNDGPCLGSRKPKQSYEWLSYSQVKERAENLGSAFLHKGHSKSNRPHIGIFSQNRPEWTLGELACYTYSLVSVPLYDTLGTEAIVYIIEKTSISTIMCDVGSKVELILSSLEGRKHPVRNIVLIEKPPVELITRAEQCGIDVMSMEGMEALGKAHHQEPVPPHPEDMAVICFTSGTTGNPKGAKLTHENIVSNCSGVIKTTEVSCPFHSSDTHMSYLPLAHMFERVVQGVVLVHGARIGFFQGDIRSLSDDLCTLKPTVFPVVPRLLNRIHDRIFGQANSTVKRWLLGFAFRRKEAELRRGIVRRNSIWDQMIFRKVQASLGGRVRLIITGAAPISPDVLTFLRVAMGCQFYEGYGQTECTAGCTMTLAGDWTAGHVGPPLPCNAIKLVDVADMNYLAVNGEGEVCVSGPNVFQGYLHDPEKTAEAIDAHGWLHTGDIGKWLPNGTLKIIDRKKHIFKLAQGEYIAPEKIENIYARSSAVAQIYVHGDSLQAFLVAVVVPDPDFLCGWAKMTLGLQGSYEELCSKEKVKAAILEDMIRLGMEGGLKTFEQVKAIFIHPELFSVENGLLTPTLKAKRNELRQIFRPQLDQLYAGIKL, via the exons ATGGACTTTGTGTGTCGTCTGGGCTTGCCAAGCCTGGACAGTGTCAGCCAGTACATCAGGAGCATCTCCACTCCCGTGTGGGTAGGGACAGGGGTGGTGGCGGCTGCTACAACCTACCTCCTGACGAGCCGACCCACTGCCCCACCACCCATCTGTGACCTGAACCTGCAGTCCATTGAGATCCCT GGTGGAGAGTTGGCTCGGAAGTCAGTTCTGCAAAAGGGAGACGCTTATTTAAAATATTACTATGATGATGCCAAAACCATGTATGAGAGTTTCCTCAGAGGATGCAGAGTCTCCA ATGATGGTCCCTGTCTGGGCTCAAGAAAACCAAAGCAGTCGTACGAATGGCTGTCCTACAGTCAG gtgaAGGAGCGTGCAGAGAATCTCGGTTCGGCGTTTCTTCACAAAGGTCACTCCAAGAGCAACCGCCCCCACATCGGCATCTTCTCCCAGAACAGACCAGAG tggACCCTCGGGGAACTTGCCTGTTACACTTACTCTCTGGTCTCGGTTCCGTTGTACGACACTCTGGGAACCGAAGCTATCGTCTACATCATCGAGAAAA CTTCCATCTCAACCATCATGTGTGATGTGGGCAGCAAGGTTGAGTTAATACTGAGCTCCTTGGAGGGCAGGAAGCACCCAGTCCGAAACATCGTGTTGATTGAGAAGCCCCCGGTGGAGCTCATCACCCGAGCAGAACAGTGTGGAATCGATGTGATGAGCATGGAGGGGATGGAG GCTCTGGGGAAGGCCCACCATCAGGAACCAGTG CCTCCACATCCCGAGGACATGGCTGTCATCTGCTTCACCAGTGGAACCACAG ggaaTCCGAAGGGAGCCAAGTTGACCCATGAGAACATTGTCTCCAACTGTTCAGGTGTCATTAAAACCACAGAG GTGTCCTGTCCTTTCCACTCCAGTGACACACACATGTCATACTTGCCTTTGGCTCACATGTTTGAGAGAGTTGTTCAG GGGGTGGTACTGGTGCATGGCGCCAGGATCGGCTTCTTCCAAGGTGACATCCGCTCCCTCTCCGATGACCTGTGCACGCTGAAGCCAACGGTGTTCCCTGTGGTTCCCAGACTGCTCAACAGAATACATGACAGG atattTGGTCAGGCGAACTCGACTGTGAAGCGATGGCTGCTGGGCTTTGCCTtcaggaggaaggaggcagagtTAAGGAGAGGGATTGTGAGGCGAAACAGCATCTGGGATCAAATGATCTTCAGGAAGGTCCAG GCCAGCCTTGGTGGGCGTGTGCGTCTCATCATAACAGGAGCTGCTCCCATCTCTCCAGATGTCCTCACCTTCCTCAGAGTGGCCATGGGCTGTCAG TTTTATGAAGGTTATGGGCAGACAGAGTGTACTGCTGGTTGTACAATGACCCTGGCAGGTGACTGGACAGCAG GGCATGTGGGACCTCCTCTGCCTTGTAATGCCATTAAACTGGTTGACGTGGCTGACATGAACTATCTGGCTGTTAATGGcgagggagag gtgtgtgtgagcggccCCAATGTGTTCCAAGGCTATCTCCATGACCCTGAGAAGACTGCTGAGGCTATTGATGCTCATGGGTGGCTCCACACTGGAGACATTGGGAAGTGGCTGCCA AATGGGACGCTGAAGATCATTGATAGGAAGAAGCATATCTTTAAGCTGGCACAGGGCGAGTACATCGCCCCTGAAAAGATAGAGAACATCTACGCGAGGAGCAGTGCTGTGGCTCAGATCTACGTCCATGGCGACAGTCTGCAG GCATTcttggtggcggtggtggttcCAGACCCTGACTTCCTGTGTGGCTGGGCAAAGATGACTCTTGGTTTACAAGGCAGCTATGAGGAACTGTGTTCTAAAGAG AAAGTGAAAGCAGCCATCTTGGAGGACATGATCCGACTGGGTATGGAAGGTGGGCTTAAAACATTCGAGCAG GTGAAGGCCATCTTTATCCACCCAGAGCTCTTCTCGGTTGAAAACGGCTTGCTCACTCCGACCCTGAAGGCCAAGAGGAATGAATTACGACAGATTTTCCGACCCCAGTTAGACCAGCTATACGCTGGCATCAAGCTGTAG